Proteins encoded within one genomic window of Mycolicibacterium monacense:
- a CDS encoding ABC transporter ATP-binding protein/permease, which translates to MEMFAPSLDWSSELWTSLLWIGRAWVVAAVITLVILVLIVRFTTWGSQFWRVTRGYFTGPESVLVWAWLAGILLLVIVSVRLSVLFSFQGNDMMTSFQVIASGVGAGDDAVKESGRDGFWMSMAVFTILAVLNVAIIMFDLFVTQRFMLRWRTWLTDRLTGDWLDGKAYYRARFIDDTIDNPDQRIQTDIDIFTAGVGSLPNTPNNTSTSTLLFGAVSSIASMYAFTAILWNLSGPVTLPFVGVELPKAMFWIGIVYILFATVVAFWIGRPIITLSFNNEKFNAVFRYALVRLRDASEAVAFYRGEIAERTGLRRRFTPIVENYKKYVNRMAGFLGWNLSITQAQELIPYLVQFPRFYNGELTLGQLTQTASAFREILSGLSFFRNAYDQFAGYRAAIIRLHGLVVADEQARALPSIDVQSSQDGRVELDDIEVRTPAGKQLIEPLDLTLQPGDALVITGQSGTGKTTLLRSLGSLWPYTSGTLKYPDAENATMFLSQMPYVPLGDLRAVVSYPQSEGAVDDAALREVLNRVALPHLADRLDEEKDWAKVLSPGEQQRVAFARILLTKPKAVFLDESTSALDEGLELMLYQLVRSELPETILVSVSHRSTVEQHHTRQLQLLGDGQWQLGEVAARS; encoded by the coding sequence ATGGAAATGTTCGCCCCGTCGCTCGACTGGAGCAGCGAGTTGTGGACCTCTCTGCTCTGGATCGGCAGAGCCTGGGTGGTCGCGGCCGTCATCACGCTGGTGATCCTCGTCCTCATCGTCCGGTTCACCACGTGGGGAAGCCAGTTCTGGCGGGTCACCCGCGGGTATTTCACCGGACCGGAGAGCGTGCTGGTGTGGGCGTGGCTGGCAGGCATCTTGCTGTTGGTCATCGTCAGCGTGCGCCTGTCGGTGTTGTTCAGCTTCCAGGGCAACGACATGATGACCAGCTTCCAGGTCATCGCATCAGGGGTGGGCGCCGGCGACGACGCCGTCAAGGAATCCGGCAGGGACGGCTTCTGGATGTCGATGGCCGTCTTCACCATCCTGGCCGTGTTGAACGTCGCCATCATCATGTTCGACCTGTTCGTCACGCAGCGATTCATGCTCAGATGGCGCACCTGGCTGACCGATCGACTCACCGGCGACTGGCTCGACGGTAAGGCGTACTACCGCGCGCGGTTCATCGACGACACCATCGACAACCCCGACCAGCGCATCCAGACCGACATCGACATCTTCACCGCGGGCGTCGGGTCGCTGCCGAACACACCGAACAACACGTCGACCAGCACCCTGTTGTTCGGTGCCGTCTCGTCGATCGCATCGATGTACGCCTTCACGGCGATCCTGTGGAATCTGTCGGGACCGGTGACGTTGCCGTTCGTCGGCGTCGAGCTGCCCAAGGCGATGTTCTGGATCGGCATCGTCTACATCCTGTTCGCGACTGTGGTGGCGTTCTGGATCGGCCGGCCGATCATCACGCTGTCGTTCAACAACGAGAAGTTCAACGCCGTGTTCCGCTACGCGCTGGTGCGGCTGCGCGACGCCTCCGAGGCGGTGGCGTTCTACCGCGGGGAGATCGCGGAGCGGACCGGTCTGCGGCGTCGCTTCACCCCCATCGTGGAGAACTACAAGAAGTACGTGAACCGGATGGCCGGCTTCCTGGGATGGAACCTGTCGATCACCCAGGCCCAGGAACTCATCCCCTACCTCGTGCAGTTCCCGCGCTTCTATAACGGAGAACTGACGCTCGGTCAGCTGACCCAGACAGCGAGCGCCTTCCGCGAGATCCTCTCGGGCCTGTCGTTCTTCCGTAACGCCTACGACCAGTTCGCGGGTTACCGCGCGGCGATCATCCGTCTCCACGGCCTGGTGGTCGCCGACGAGCAGGCACGTGCGCTGCCGTCCATCGACGTCCAGAGCTCGCAGGACGGTCGGGTCGAACTCGACGACATCGAGGTGCGCACCCCGGCGGGCAAGCAGCTGATCGAACCGCTCGATCTGACACTGCAGCCCGGCGACGCGCTGGTGATCACCGGCCAGTCCGGCACCGGTAAGACCACACTGCTGCGCAGCCTGGGCAGCTTGTGGCCCTACACATCCGGGACGTTGAAGTACCCGGACGCCGAGAACGCGACGATGTTCCTGTCGCAGATGCCGTACGTACCGCTCGGCGATCTGCGTGCGGTGGTGTCGTACCCCCAGAGCGAGGGCGCCGTGGACGACGCCGCGCTGCGCGAGGTCTTGAACAGGGTGGCCCTACCGCATCTGGCCGACCGGCTCGACGAGGAGAAGGACTGGGCCAAGGTGCTGTCGCCGGGCGAGCAGCAGCGGGTGGCGTTCGCCCGGATCCTGCTCACCAAGCCGAAGGCGGTGTTCCTCGACGAGTCCACCTCTGCGCTCGACGAGGGGTTGGAGCTGATGCTCTACCAGCTGGTGCGCAGCGAGCTACCCGAGACGATCCTGGTCAGCGTGAGTCACCGCAGCACGGTCGAACAGCACCACACCCGGCAGCTACAGCTCCTCGGCGACGGCCAGTGGCAGCTCGGCGAGGTCGCGGCGCGCTCGTAG
- a CDS encoding ABC transporter ATP-binding protein/permease — MFRPSIDWGSELANSTVWVLGCFLITAPCLLLVLAAVGRFTEWGRQFRRITGRYFTGTQSVPVWAGLAALLLSSIVLVRISVLLSYYANDLFTSLQVAFQGGRDDGSGEQGFWATMLVFVVLAGCFVVRLLADLYLTQRFIMRWRIWLSRNLIDDWLDHHAYYRGRFSRQPVDNPDQRIQQDIDVFTTGVGRQTNNPAYTSDRVLLFGAVQAALSAGAFSVILWQLSGPLTLFGLTLPRALFWIVIAYVVVVTYVAVVVGRPLIRLSYLDEVRNAGFRYALVRLRDAGTAVGMYRGERAEAALLDNRLSAVMTNYRRWLNRTLLFIGWNVSMSQAINPLPFVVQAQRLFAGQISLGGVMQSATAFGVIHDSLSFFRNAYDEFAGYRAATIRLDGLVTENARARSLSRITTDASVTGALCIDGLDVRAPDGRALVEGLDLELPAGETLVIRGESGVGKTVLLQTLAGLWPFATGRVELPVGDAAMFVPQLPYLPLGDLRTVVSYPRHEVRVDDREIQRALVAVALSHLVIRLGEVRDWSQVLSVGEQQRIAFARILLARPTAVFLDESTSALDEGLEAMLYTLLRGELPSATVVSVSHRATVERFHGHELRLLGDGDWRLARLARAG, encoded by the coding sequence ATGTTCAGACCGTCGATCGACTGGGGTTCGGAACTTGCGAACTCGACGGTGTGGGTGCTCGGATGCTTCCTGATCACCGCACCGTGCCTTCTGCTCGTGCTGGCCGCCGTGGGGCGGTTCACCGAGTGGGGGCGTCAGTTCCGGCGCATCACCGGCCGGTACTTCACCGGCACGCAGAGCGTTCCGGTGTGGGCGGGGCTGGCGGCGCTGCTGCTCTCGTCGATCGTGTTGGTGCGGATCAGCGTGCTGCTCAGCTACTACGCCAACGACCTGTTCACGTCGCTGCAGGTGGCGTTCCAGGGCGGTCGGGACGACGGCAGCGGCGAACAGGGGTTCTGGGCCACCATGCTGGTGTTCGTGGTCCTGGCCGGCTGTTTCGTGGTGCGACTGCTGGCCGACCTCTACCTCACCCAGCGCTTCATCATGCGGTGGCGAATATGGCTGAGCCGCAACCTGATCGACGATTGGCTGGACCACCACGCCTACTACCGGGGCCGCTTCTCGCGCCAACCCGTCGATAATCCGGACCAGCGCATCCAACAGGACATCGACGTGTTCACCACCGGCGTCGGGCGCCAGACCAACAACCCGGCCTACACCTCCGACCGGGTCCTGCTGTTCGGTGCGGTGCAGGCGGCGCTGTCGGCGGGGGCGTTCAGCGTGATCCTCTGGCAACTGTCCGGTCCGCTGACGCTCTTCGGTCTGACGCTGCCGCGCGCACTGTTCTGGATCGTGATCGCCTATGTGGTCGTGGTGACGTACGTCGCGGTCGTCGTGGGCCGGCCGCTGATCCGCTTGAGCTACCTCGACGAAGTGCGCAACGCCGGTTTCCGGTACGCGCTGGTGCGTCTGCGCGACGCCGGCACCGCCGTCGGGATGTACCGGGGTGAGCGGGCCGAGGCCGCACTGCTGGACAACCGGCTCTCGGCGGTGATGACCAACTACCGGCGCTGGCTCAACCGCACGCTGCTGTTCATCGGGTGGAACGTGTCGATGAGTCAGGCGATCAACCCGCTGCCGTTCGTCGTGCAGGCGCAGCGGCTCTTCGCCGGGCAGATCTCGCTCGGCGGGGTCATGCAGTCCGCCACGGCGTTCGGCGTCATCCATGACTCACTGTCGTTCTTCCGCAACGCCTATGACGAGTTCGCCGGCTACCGCGCTGCCACGATCCGGCTCGACGGGCTGGTGACCGAGAACGCCCGCGCCCGCTCCCTGAGCCGCATCACCACCGACGCATCGGTGACCGGGGCGCTGTGCATCGACGGCCTCGATGTGCGCGCACCCGACGGCCGAGCGTTGGTGGAAGGCCTCGACCTCGAGTTGCCGGCCGGCGAGACACTGGTGATCCGGGGTGAGTCCGGGGTGGGTAAGACGGTGCTCCTGCAGACTCTGGCCGGTCTGTGGCCGTTCGCCACCGGCCGCGTCGAATTGCCGGTGGGTGACGCGGCGATGTTCGTCCCTCAACTCCCCTATCTGCCGTTGGGGGATCTGCGCACGGTCGTGTCGTATCCGCGCCACGAGGTTCGCGTCGACGACCGCGAGATCCAGCGGGCGCTCGTGGCGGTGGCGTTGTCCCACCTAGTGATCCGGCTGGGCGAGGTCCGGGACTGGTCCCAGGTGCTGTCCGTCGGCGAACAGCAGCGGATCGCGTTCGCCCGCATCCTGCTGGCGCGGCCCACGGCGGTGTTCCTCGACGAGTCCACCTCCGCGCTCGACGAGGGGCTCGAGGCGATGCTCTACACGCTTCTGCGGGGCGAACTGCCCTCGGCCACCGTGGTCAGCGTGAGCCACCGCGCCACCGTCGAGCGCTTCCACGGCCACGAACTCAGACTGCTCGGCGACGGGGACTGGCGGCTGGCCCGACTCGCCCGCGCAGGTTGA
- a CDS encoding FAD-dependent monooxygenase, giving the protein MPDTLNTEVLIAGAGPVGLTAAIELTRRGVDCFVVDPLPDPPQYAKAVGVQPRTLEVFENMGVLRAVLDAGIEMNGQCVYVNGEPVTRLDLSLPANVPFRFLCIPQYETERILREEFAARGGSIQRGWGLTGFAQDDDGVTATVSTDSEDRTVRARYLVGADGAHSVVRKSLGLTFDGAAFEEQYMLGDVEVDWTQPRGYAIRSMHQTDGVTDDLLVCIPLPGRNRYRMSMLVPDDLSTRSHGEVEHGFEAGRAPELHHIQAVLDRLSPQPTTARNLRWSSVFRISHRIVDSYGSGRVFVAGDAAHIHPPTGAQGMNTGIQDAHNLAWKLALAVSGNAAPTLLDTYDIERRPVGEEVVGRTVRSARQGIGADSDDLDHVMLREAQLLIDYADSPIVASAGPVSEPLPGGRAPDATGLSRAAVSGPLRLYSLLGRNHTALFYADGDATVTDVARFEAAAEAAATAARGALDVYLVAAPTAEVDSTVLPLLRDNDGDFARSYSTAGTSVFVIRPDGYLGFAAHRLDTEVFEGFLHNTFG; this is encoded by the coding sequence GTGCCCGACACCCTGAACACTGAGGTCCTCATCGCCGGTGCAGGCCCGGTCGGGCTCACCGCGGCGATCGAGCTGACCAGACGCGGCGTCGACTGCTTCGTCGTCGACCCCCTGCCGGACCCACCGCAGTACGCCAAAGCCGTTGGCGTACAACCTCGCACGCTCGAGGTGTTCGAGAACATGGGTGTGCTGCGGGCGGTCCTCGACGCCGGTATCGAGATGAACGGGCAGTGTGTCTACGTCAACGGCGAACCGGTGACGCGACTGGACCTGTCCCTGCCTGCGAACGTCCCGTTCCGGTTCCTCTGCATCCCCCAGTACGAGACCGAGCGGATCCTGCGCGAGGAGTTCGCGGCACGTGGCGGGTCGATCCAGCGCGGGTGGGGCCTGACCGGATTCGCCCAGGACGACGACGGGGTGACCGCGACGGTCTCCACCGACAGCGAGGACCGCACCGTGCGCGCCCGGTACCTCGTCGGCGCCGACGGTGCGCACAGCGTCGTCCGCAAATCGCTCGGCCTGACCTTCGACGGCGCGGCGTTCGAGGAGCAGTACATGCTCGGCGACGTCGAGGTGGACTGGACCCAGCCGCGCGGGTACGCCATCCGCTCCATGCACCAGACCGACGGCGTCACCGACGATCTGCTGGTGTGCATCCCGCTGCCCGGACGCAACCGGTACCGGATGTCGATGCTGGTGCCCGACGACCTGTCGACCCGGTCGCACGGCGAGGTGGAGCACGGCTTCGAAGCCGGCCGGGCCCCCGAACTACACCACATCCAGGCCGTCCTCGACCGGCTGTCACCGCAACCCACCACGGCCCGCAACCTGCGGTGGTCGTCGGTCTTCCGGATCAGTCACCGCATCGTCGACTCGTACGGGTCGGGCCGGGTGTTCGTCGCCGGCGACGCCGCCCACATCCATCCACCGACCGGCGCGCAGGGAATGAACACCGGTATCCAGGACGCCCACAACCTGGCGTGGAAGCTGGCGCTCGCCGTGTCGGGCAACGCCGCGCCCACCCTGCTCGACACCTACGACATCGAACGACGCCCGGTCGGCGAGGAGGTCGTGGGGCGTACGGTGCGCAGCGCCCGACAGGGCATCGGCGCGGACTCCGACGACCTCGACCACGTCATGCTCCGGGAGGCTCAGCTGCTCATCGACTACGCCGACAGTCCGATCGTCGCCTCGGCGGGTCCGGTGTCCGAGCCGCTGCCGGGTGGCCGCGCGCCCGACGCGACCGGACTCAGCCGGGCCGCCGTGTCCGGACCGCTGCGCCTCTATTCGCTGCTGGGCCGCAACCACACCGCACTGTTCTACGCCGACGGCGACGCCACGGTGACCGACGTCGCCCGGTTCGAAGCGGCCGCCGAGGCCGCCGCCACCGCCGCGCGCGGCGCTCTCGACGTGTACCTGGTGGCCGCGCCCACCGCCGAGGTGGACAGCACGGTGCTGCCGTTGCTCCGGGACAACGACGGCGATTTCGCCCGCAGCTACTCCACGGCGGGTACGTCTGTCTTCGTCATCCGTCCCGACGGGTATCTGGGCTTCGCCGCTCACCGGCTCGACACCGAGGTGTTCGAAGGCTTCCTGCACAACACGTTTGGCTGA
- a CDS encoding GNAT family N-acetyltransferase, with protein sequence MTLRFHSDVDDFVSTATAWYARRPMVHTIELSLLREGVPSEETPVLMTVWDGDGAVLLGAAIRTPPLPLLCGGLFAAPTAEVVGDMAGAGMTLPGVRGPREVADGFARQWCTVTGAARADTTAERLYRLAALTAPAGVPGTHRVARRSDEPVLIKYQSEFAAEAFGYQPDPSLARATLATAREAGNAYLLWTAGGAPVSMAGVRRPAAGVSRIGPVYTAPEVRGHGYGAAVTAAACRWALAAGAEQVVLFADLANPTSNRVYQRLGFVPVGDSITVEFRVP encoded by the coding sequence ATGACCCTGCGCTTCCATTCGGACGTCGACGACTTCGTGTCGACGGCGACGGCCTGGTATGCGCGCAGGCCGATGGTGCACACGATCGAGCTCTCGCTGCTGCGTGAGGGGGTGCCCTCCGAGGAGACGCCGGTGTTGATGACGGTGTGGGACGGCGACGGCGCCGTACTGCTGGGCGCCGCGATCCGCACGCCGCCGCTGCCGCTGCTGTGCGGCGGGCTGTTCGCGGCGCCGACGGCAGAGGTGGTCGGCGACATGGCCGGCGCCGGAATGACCCTGCCCGGTGTGCGCGGTCCGCGTGAGGTCGCCGACGGGTTCGCCCGGCAGTGGTGCACGGTCACCGGTGCGGCGCGGGCCGACACCACGGCGGAGCGGTTGTACCGGTTGGCGGCGCTGACCGCCCCCGCCGGTGTGCCCGGAACCCACCGCGTCGCGCGCCGATCCGACGAACCGGTGCTGATCAAGTACCAGAGCGAATTCGCCGCCGAGGCGTTCGGGTATCAGCCCGACCCGTCCCTGGCGCGGGCCACGCTGGCCACCGCGCGCGAGGCCGGCAACGCGTACCTGTTGTGGACCGCGGGCGGTGCGCCGGTCAGCATGGCCGGCGTGCGGCGGCCGGCGGCGGGCGTGTCTCGGATCGGTCCGGTGTACACCGCACCGGAGGTGCGTGGCCACGGCTACGGGGCGGCGGTCACCGCCGCGGCCTGCCGGTGGGCGCTGGCCGCGGGCGCCGAGCAGGTGGTGCTGTTCGCCGACCTCGCCAACCCGACGAGTAACCGGGTCTACCAGCGGTTGGGATTCGTACCGGTGGGCGATTCGATCACGGTCGAGTTCCGCGTACCGTAA
- the secA2 gene encoding accessory Sec system translocase SecA2: MPKTTTRTPGRLSGKFWKLLGAATEKNQGRSLAQVKASADYETKAADLDDEQLRKAAELLRLEDLSESADIPQFLAIAREAAERSTSLRPFDVQLLGALRMLAGDVVEMATGEGKTLSGAIAAAGYALGGRSVHVITINDYLARRDAEWMGPLIEALGLTVGWITAESTAEERRRAYTCDVTYASVNEIGFDVLRDQLVTDVADLVSPNPDVALIDEADSVLVDEALVPLVLAGTSHRETPRVELIRMVGELTPGRDFDTDTDSRNVHLTDEGARKLEAKLGGIDLYSEEHVGTTLTEVNVALHAHVLLQRDVHYIVRDDAVHLINSSRGRIAQLQRWPDGLQAAVEAKEGIATTETGEVLDTITVQALINRYPTVCGMTGTALAAGEQLRQFYKLGVSPIEPNKPNIREDESDRVYVTAAAKIDAIIEHIEEVHKTGQPVLVGTHDVAESEELHEKLVKRGVPAVVLNAKNDAEEARVIAEAGKLGAVTVSTQMAGRGTDIRLGGSDEGDHDEVAELGGLHVVGTGRHNTQRLDNQLRGRAGRQGDPGSSVFFSSWEDELVQAHLEPNKRPMQADENGRVLTDKAAALLDHAQRVAEGRLLDVHANTWRYNQLTAQQRAIIVERRDALLRTPTAREELAELSPKRYAELAEELSEERLERICRLIMLYHLDRGWCEHLAYLADIRESIHLRALGRQNPLDEFHRMAVDAFASLAADAIEAAQQTFETAPSFEDEPGVDLSKLARPTSTWTYMVHDNPLADDTMAALSLPGVFR, translated from the coding sequence GTGCCCAAGACGACTACACGCACCCCCGGCCGCCTGAGCGGCAAGTTCTGGAAACTGCTCGGCGCCGCCACCGAGAAGAACCAGGGCCGGTCGCTGGCACAGGTCAAGGCGTCCGCGGACTACGAGACCAAGGCCGCCGACCTCGACGACGAACAGCTGCGCAAAGCCGCCGAGTTGCTGCGGCTCGAGGATCTCTCTGAGTCGGCCGACATCCCGCAGTTCCTGGCCATCGCGCGCGAAGCCGCCGAGCGCTCCACCTCGCTGCGTCCGTTCGACGTCCAGCTGCTCGGCGCGCTGCGCATGCTCGCCGGCGACGTCGTCGAGATGGCCACCGGTGAGGGCAAGACGCTGTCCGGCGCGATCGCCGCGGCGGGCTACGCCCTGGGCGGCCGCAGCGTGCACGTCATCACGATCAACGACTACCTCGCCCGCCGCGACGCCGAATGGATGGGCCCGCTGATCGAGGCGCTGGGCCTAACCGTCGGCTGGATCACCGCCGAGTCGACGGCCGAGGAGCGCCGCAGGGCCTACACCTGCGACGTCACCTACGCCTCGGTGAACGAGATCGGTTTCGACGTGCTCCGCGACCAGCTCGTCACCGATGTCGCCGACCTGGTGTCGCCGAACCCCGACGTCGCGCTCATCGACGAAGCCGACTCCGTCCTGGTCGACGAGGCACTCGTCCCGCTGGTGCTCGCCGGCACCAGCCACCGCGAGACCCCGCGCGTCGAGCTGATCCGCATGGTCGGTGAACTGACCCCCGGCCGCGACTTCGACACCGACACCGACAGCCGCAACGTGCACCTCACCGACGAGGGCGCCCGCAAACTCGAGGCCAAGCTGGGCGGCATCGACCTCTACTCCGAAGAGCATGTCGGCACGACGCTGACCGAGGTGAACGTCGCCCTGCACGCCCATGTGCTGCTGCAGCGCGACGTGCACTACATCGTGCGCGACGACGCCGTCCACCTGATCAACTCCTCCCGCGGACGCATCGCCCAGCTGCAGCGCTGGCCCGACGGTCTGCAGGCGGCCGTCGAGGCGAAGGAGGGCATCGCGACCACCGAGACCGGTGAGGTGCTCGACACCATCACCGTGCAGGCGTTGATCAACCGGTATCCGACGGTGTGCGGTATGACCGGCACCGCGCTGGCCGCCGGTGAACAGCTCCGCCAGTTCTACAAGCTGGGCGTGTCGCCGATCGAGCCGAACAAGCCCAACATCCGCGAAGACGAATCCGACCGGGTGTACGTCACCGCGGCGGCCAAGATCGACGCGATCATCGAGCACATCGAAGAGGTGCACAAGACCGGTCAACCGGTCCTCGTCGGCACCCACGACGTCGCCGAATCCGAAGAGCTGCACGAGAAGCTGGTCAAGCGCGGGGTGCCCGCGGTGGTGCTCAACGCCAAGAACGACGCCGAGGAGGCCCGCGTCATCGCCGAGGCCGGCAAGCTCGGCGCGGTCACCGTATCCACCCAGATGGCCGGACGTGGAACCGACATCCGGCTGGGCGGGTCGGACGAAGGTGACCACGATGAAGTGGCCGAACTCGGCGGCCTGCACGTCGTCGGCACCGGCCGCCACAACACCCAGCGACTCGACAACCAGTTGCGCGGCCGGGCCGGCCGCCAGGGCGATCCGGGTTCGTCGGTGTTCTTCTCCAGCTGGGAGGACGAACTCGTCCAGGCCCACCTCGAACCGAACAAGCGACCGATGCAGGCGGACGAGAACGGCCGGGTCCTGACCGACAAGGCGGCCGCACTGCTCGACCACGCCCAGCGCGTGGCCGAAGGGCGTCTGCTCGACGTGCACGCCAACACCTGGCGCTACAACCAGCTCACCGCCCAGCAGCGCGCGATCATCGTCGAGCGCCGAGATGCGTTGCTGCGCACGCCGACTGCGCGCGAGGAGCTCGCCGAACTGTCGCCCAAGCGGTACGCCGAACTGGCCGAGGAGCTGTCCGAGGAACGGCTGGAACGGATCTGCCGGCTCATCATGCTCTACCACCTCGACCGTGGGTGGTGTGAGCACCTCGCCTACCTCGCCGACATCCGCGAGAGCATCCACCTGCGTGCGCTCGGACGGCAGAACCCTCTCGACGAATTCCACCGGATGGCCGTCGACGCGTTCGCCTCACTGGCCGCCGACGCGATCGAGGCGGCCCAGCAGACGTTCGAGACCGCACCGTCCTTCGAGGACGAACCCGGTGTGGATCTGTCCAAACTCGCGCGGCCGACCTCCACGTGGACCTACATGGTCCACGACAACCCGTTGGCCGACGACACGATGGCGGCGCTGAGCCTGCCGGGGGTGTTCCGCTAG
- a CDS encoding CDP-alcohol phosphatidyltransferase family protein: protein MDASASGERDRVLTVPNALSVLRLVLVPVFLWLLFGAHANAWAVGVLMFSGFSDWADGKIARLVDNQSSRLGELLDPLVDRIYMVTVPLALAVHGTVPWWFVVTLLGRDVVLAATLPLLRSRGLAALPVTYLGKAATFALMSGFPLVLLGQWDALWSRVVLACGWGFLGWGMALYLWSGVLYLVQVVMVAQRLPKVRTGG from the coding sequence ATGGACGCATCTGCGTCAGGGGAGCGGGACCGCGTACTGACGGTGCCCAATGCACTGTCCGTGCTGCGCCTGGTGCTGGTTCCGGTGTTCCTCTGGCTGCTGTTCGGCGCGCACGCCAACGCGTGGGCGGTCGGCGTGCTGATGTTCAGCGGGTTCTCCGACTGGGCCGACGGCAAGATCGCGCGGCTGGTCGACAACCAGTCGTCGCGGCTGGGCGAGCTGCTCGACCCGCTGGTCGACCGGATCTACATGGTGACGGTTCCGCTGGCGCTGGCGGTCCACGGCACCGTCCCGTGGTGGTTCGTGGTCACGCTGCTCGGCCGCGACGTGGTGCTCGCCGCGACGTTGCCGCTGCTGCGAAGCCGGGGGCTGGCGGCGCTCCCGGTCACCTACCTCGGAAAGGCCGCCACGTTCGCGTTGATGTCCGGATTCCCGCTGGTGCTGCTGGGCCAATGGGATGCGCTCTGGAGCCGGGTGGTGCTGGCCTGCGGTTGGGGTTTCCTGGGCTGGGGGATGGCGCTGTACCTGTGGTCCGGGGTGCTGTATCTGGTGCAGGTGGTGATGGTCGCCCAGCGATTGCCGAAGGTCCGGACCGGTGGCTGA
- a CDS encoding DUF881 domain-containing protein produces MAEPNRLLGGFDPEAGLKHHDAAGPQKIPVPSLLRSLLSEHLDPGYAAAAAARREGARRPRAVEWGWQLAAALTVATVFGVAAAQAQTAAPATREAQQVLAGSVRAAEAADQQLTAQRNALTTQVAAERRSRLEGDERGRQLLADLDVADVAAAATPVIGPGLTVAVTDPGLSNDLSDVSKQRVAGSRQVILDRDLQLVVNSLWVSGAEAVAVGGVRIGPNVTIRQAGGGILVDNQPVSSPYLVQAVGPPKSMVDTFDRSAGLQRLRLLETSYGVGVSVSTADALTLPAGSVREVNFAKQIGAR; encoded by the coding sequence GTGGCTGAGCCGAACAGACTGCTGGGCGGATTCGACCCCGAGGCGGGTCTCAAGCATCACGACGCCGCCGGGCCCCAGAAGATCCCGGTGCCCTCGCTGCTGCGGTCATTGCTCTCCGAACATCTCGACCCCGGCTACGCGGCCGCGGCCGCCGCGCGACGCGAGGGCGCCAGACGGCCCCGCGCCGTCGAGTGGGGTTGGCAGTTGGCCGCGGCGCTCACCGTCGCAACGGTCTTCGGCGTCGCCGCCGCGCAGGCGCAGACCGCCGCCCCCGCCACGCGCGAAGCCCAGCAGGTCCTCGCCGGGAGCGTGCGTGCCGCCGAGGCGGCCGACCAACAGCTCACCGCGCAGCGCAACGCGCTGACCACGCAGGTCGCCGCGGAGCGCCGCAGTCGACTCGAGGGCGACGAACGCGGCAGGCAACTGCTGGCCGACCTCGACGTCGCCGACGTCGCCGCGGCCGCGACACCGGTGATCGGTCCCGGGTTGACGGTCGCCGTCACCGATCCCGGTCTGTCGAACGACCTGTCCGACGTGTCGAAACAACGCGTCGCAGGCAGCAGGCAGGTCATCCTCGACCGCGATCTGCAGTTGGTGGTCAACTCGCTGTGGGTCAGCGGTGCCGAGGCGGTGGCCGTCGGGGGAGTGCGCATCGGACCCAACGTCACCATCCGGCAGGCCGGCGGCGGGATCCTCGTCGACAACCAGCCCGTCAGCAGCCCGTACCTCGTACAGGCGGTCGGTCCGCCGAAGTCGATGGTCGACACGTTCGACCGCAGCGCCGGGCTGCAGCGGCTGCGGCTGCTCGAAACCTCCTACGGCGTCGGGGTTTCCGTCAGCACCGCGGACGCGCTCACCCTGCCCGCCGGTTCGGTGCGGGAGGTCAACTTCGCCAAGCAGATCGGAGCCAGATGA
- a CDS encoding small basic family protein: MIGIAALLAGIVLGLVFRPSVPDFVEPYLPIAVVAALDAVFGGLRAYLEQIFDSKVFVVSFVFNVLVAALIVYVGDQLGVGTQLSTAIIVVLGIRIFGNAAALRRRLFGA, encoded by the coding sequence ATGATCGGAATCGCCGCGCTGCTCGCCGGTATCGTCCTGGGGCTGGTCTTCCGCCCGAGCGTGCCGGACTTCGTCGAGCCCTATCTGCCGATCGCGGTCGTGGCGGCACTCGACGCCGTGTTCGGCGGGCTGCGCGCCTATCTCGAGCAGATCTTCGACTCCAAGGTGTTCGTGGTGTCGTTCGTGTTCAACGTGCTCGTCGCCGCGCTCATCGTCTATGTCGGCGACCAGCTGGGCGTGGGCACCCAGTTGTCCACCGCGATCATCGTCGTGCTCGGCATCCGCATCTTCGGCAACGCCGCCGCCCTGCGGCGCAGACTGTTCGGCGCCTGA